A stretch of DNA from Lysinibacillus sp. B2A1:
CTGTACACCCCCTTCAAACACGCTTTTTATTAGACTGGAATCAGGCTTGTGCACAGCAAAAAATGGGATATTCAGATAGGTACTTTCCGGCTATCCCCAAAAAGGGCAATGTAGGTCTGCAAATCGTTTCAAGTGGACCGGATTCTGACTGGGAACAGATTAAAATTGGTTATTTAAAGCTCATTAATATGGCTCAAAAATACATTTATATTCAAACACCATATTTTATTCCTGATGTTAGCTTTTTAGATGCTATTAAAATTGCTACATTATCAGGTATTGATGTACGTATTATGATTCCAAATAAGCCTGACCATATGTTTGTTTATTGGGCTACCTATTCATATGTTGGACAATTATTGCGTGCAGGGGCAAAAGTATATATTTACGAAAAGGGCTTTATCCATGCGAAAGCCATAATAATTGATGATGAAGCCTCTACTGTTGGTACTGCCAATATTGATGTTCGAAGCTTCAGTTTAAACTTTGAAGTAAATGCCTTCATTTATGACTCAACTATTTCACATCAGCTTGCTGAGCTATTTGAAAAAGATATTTTTGATTGTACCGAATTAACATGGGAAATGTATCAGAATCGTTCCAATTTGATTAAATTTAAAGAATCCATTTCTCGCCTACTAACGCCTATATTATAGAACAAAAAGGAAGAGGAGCTAGCCCATTACCTATGGAGTAGCTGCCCTTCCTTTATTTTACGCCTAAATATTCTTCTAAAGTTATACTTTTCTTCTTAATTTCTTTTGCAATATCTATACCCACATAACGGTAATGCCATGACTCATACATATACCCTGTAATATCTTCCTTGTTTTTGGGGAATCGTAATATAAATCCGTAGTCTTGTGCATTTGCTAATAACCATTGTCCTGCTGGTGTTTCTCCAAACTCCTCAGTTAACCATAGATTCTCTTTGCCACGCTCACCAACATCAAAGGCTAAACCTGTTTGATGCTCTGAGTAACCTGGTCGCGCACTATAACGATCGGCTGCTGCCTGTCCATCACGATTCACATAATTATTATATAACGTTGTTTGATAATCAAAGGAGCGATAGCCACTAAATGCCACAAAATCAAAACCTTGTTTTTTAGCAGCAGCTAGCATTTTATCTAATTCTTGACGTGCTTCCTTATTTTCTCCAGGCGCAAAGGTAGATGGGAGTGGATATATTTTATTCGCTAGTAAAATACCATTAATATACGTAGGTTCAGTAGGTAATGTTTGGTTTGGTAAATATCCATTTTCGTCGGGTTGTTGCTCTGGTTCCACTGGCTTTTCAGGTGTTTTTTTCGGCTCTTCTGCTGCCACTGAATCATTTTTATTTGGTTCGGTTGTTATTGATTGCTTCTCTGCTTCATTACTTACTTGCTTATTTTTATAGTTATAAACTACGAAAATAGAAACAATTAGTGCTACTGAAATGAAAGCACCAATAATGAGTAATAGACGATTTTTTTTCACTATTTTTACCCCTTTTATAATTTTCCAAGTACTATGTGGTTAAGATTCCTCGTATTTATCCACATGGGAAAATGTCCTTATGCAAGTACTGAACATTTACCTCTTGCAGGTACATCAGAAATGACTAATATTCTACCTCTAATATCCGACCTTATTGGTATAGTCTTATTTTATCACTGTTCACAATTTAGGGTGTAAGTTTTCACTATAGATTTTTAAATTAGTTTATTTTTCAGTGAGAATAATAATTATTACAATTATAGAAGCCATGGAGAAAAAAATGGCCATATACTTCATCCATTTTGCTTCTTTTACATAGCCCTGTTCCTTAAAGCTTTTAGCTCTGAAACCATTTGATAAGGCAAACATAATCGTCATTGCCAGTACTGCAAAATTAAAATTCCCCATAATGATAAATACTATAGCTGCAATACTAAAAAGCGCCACTAAAATAGATGATAGCCATTTTATGTTCATCCTGTTGTCCTCCTAAAAAAATCGAGGCTACTAAGGCGCCTCGACGTAAATTAATTTATGAATTTGCTTTTTCTGGATGTTCCGAATAATACTTTCGACCAATATAGGTTTGAATAATCAGTAAAGCACCGCTGACTGACCAATACAGTGGTAGAGCGGCCATAGATGACATCGAGATAAAGACAATCATAATTGGTGAAATATAAATAAACATTTTCATTTGTGCTTTTTGTTGCTCTGGTACAGTCCATAATGACACACGCGCCTGAACTAAATACACAATACCTGCAACAATCGTCATAACAATATCAGGTGATCCTAAGCTAAACCATAAAAATTCATGTGATTTTACATCTGCTGAATATAAAATTGAGAAATAAAGACCCATGATAATAGGCATTTGAATCAACATTGGTAAACAACCCATATTTAGTGGATTGATGCCATGCTTTTGATATAGTGCCATCATTTCTTGCTGGTGCTGCATTTGCTCTTCTTTCGTCTTTGCTTCCTTCATTTTCTTCTGAACAGCTTCCATTTCAGGTTTAAACGCATCCATTTTCGTTTTCATTAATTGCTGCTGACGATAATTTTTTAACATAATCGGCATTAAAACTAAACGAATCAAAACTGTAATAGCAATAATCGCAAGACCATAGCTACCTGAAAAAATAGTATTTCCGAAAAACTCCAATAAAAATTCCATAGGCTTCACAAAAATACTATAGAAAAAACCTTCTTTGTTTTGCACAGCTTGACAGCCACTAAGAACAAAAACGACAAGTCCAAGCATTGAAAATAGCTTCAAATTTTTCATTTTTCCACCTACTATTATTTATCAACTAAAGTGAAGTATACATTATAGGGTCTATCTTTATCAAATAGCAAGGTGCTACTAATTACCTCGTATTTTGCAAGAGCATAAAAAAGATGCGAGCTTTAGCATCGCTAACACGTCCGCATCCTATTCATTCATACCTTATTTATTGTCATGTCATTAAACATTTTGAAGCTCAGTCTCCGCCATTTCAAAACGATAAAACTCATGATGCAGCTCATCACGGAAATGCTTGGGAGTAACCCCAGTGTATTTTTTGAATATACGTGTAAAGTAGCTTTGGTTACAGAAATGGAATTAATCTGAAATAGAAGTAATACTTTTATTTGTATGACGTAGATAATATTGCGATTCTTCTACACGACGAACATTTAAATATTCGACCAGTGTAATACCGACATGTTCTCTAAAAATACGTGATAAGTGACTAGTACTAATATGGAAGTTATTTGCGATGCTTTCAACTGTTAGGTCATTTTCTAATTCATCATTTATATACATAATCACTTTGTTAACTGTCTGGTGACGGAAAGTCGGTTGCTTGCGATCTGCGATAAAATAGACAAAGAAATCAATTAAATCATCAGCAAATTGTAAAAATTCCGCGTCTTTCATCTGATTTTCAATCATATCATTACAAGCAATGTTAAAAGCAAAGGCTTTTTTCGAAGGTACTTGATTGTCTAGCAATTTACGTGCAACTATTGACGACAGCACAGAAAAATAACTTCGAACCATTTTAATGACTTGCTTGCCAAAACGTATTGAGAGAATATCAATTAACTCATGCAAAGATTTCTTAGCCTTTGCAGATTCTAAATGGTAAATTTCAAATATTAATTTCGACTCAATATTAAAAAATTCTTCTACACCGATGTATTGATTAATATTATCGATTTCCTGGAAGTATCTTTTTGATATCGTTTCTGACATAGAATGTTGATGTAGTTGCATAATCTTCCCCATCTTTCCTCAGATTGCACGAATTACTTTTACAAAATTAGACATCAAATTACATATTTAAAATAAGAAAATAGTATTTCTTTATTTATTATATGAATTGAGTCCTATTTCACAATTTTATATTGAATACAACTTAAAAATAACCCAACTAAAACACCAGTTTTAAAAAAAATAGACTATACAGTGAATTTTACCATATTCTGCGATTTCCTTTCAACCACATTTTACGCTCCACTCTAGTTCTAATTTATCATATACTCACAGTAGAAACCTCGTAAACTCACATCACACAATTAAATTTTACCATATACATATTAAAAAAAATTAGTAATTAATTAAATTTTGTGACAAATTGTGCTAGGTATTTTGCACGTTTTTTTTTCAACAATCGACATATCTCTTTTTTATTCCGAAATCTTCTCTATATAATTTATACGAATATGTAGTAAAATAGATGATAATACTATTTTTAAAAGCTAAGATGAGGTGTTAATAGTGGATCCAAAACAAATAGAAGAGATTATGGAGATTATTAAGGAGTTCTTCCCCGAGAATACTTCAATCGCAATTTCCGACACGAACGAATACTTGTATTACCAACCAAGCAAGAAAGTTGATTTAAAAATTAAGCCAGGTGATCCAATTAAAG
This window harbors:
- a CDS encoding D-alanyl-D-alanine carboxypeptidase; its protein translation is MKKNRLLLIIGAFISVALIVSIFVVYNYKNKQVSNEAEKQSITTEPNKNDSVAAEEPKKTPEKPVEPEQQPDENGYLPNQTLPTEPTYINGILLANKIYPLPSTFAPGENKEARQELDKMLAAAKKQGFDFVAFSGYRSFDYQTTLYNNYVNRDGQAAADRYSARPGYSEHQTGLAFDVGERGKENLWLTEEFGETPAGQWLLANAQDYGFILRFPKNKEDITGYMYESWHYRYVGIDIAKEIKKKSITLEEYLGVK
- a CDS encoding OxaA precursor, giving the protein MKNLKLFSMLGLVVFVLSGCQAVQNKEGFFYSIFVKPMEFLLEFFGNTIFSGSYGLAIIAITVLIRLVLMPIMLKNYRQQQLMKTKMDAFKPEMEAVQKKMKEAKTKEEQMQHQQEMMALYQKHGINPLNMGCLPMLIQMPIIMGLYFSILYSADVKSHEFLWFSLGSPDIVMTIVAGIVYLVQARVSLWTVPEQQKAQMKMFIYISPIMIVFISMSSMAALPLYWSVSGALLIIQTYIGRKYYSEHPEKANS